AGTCGATCTGAATGAATTTAAACAAGGTCGCTTTATGAGCGTTAATCATTTACCTATTTTTCCTCCCAGCAAGCTTTTAGAAGACAAACCAGACTATGTGCTAATTTTAGCCTGGAACTTTGCTAAAGAAATTATGGAGCAACAGCAAGAATATCGAGCATCTGGAGGACAATTTATTGTTCCTATTCCCGATCCCAAAATTGTTTAGTTTTTGGATGGCAATAGTTAAACTGCCTCAATTTTAGAGGTTAATAAACCTAAAATTCTCTCTACTGCTATTGGCGAAGTGGAGAGAATTAAGTTATCACTAAGGAATTAATAATAGTCAAATAAATTTTTATAGGAGTATTTAATCATGTTGCAAAATTTAAGTTCTACTGATAAGCATTTAAAGTCAGAGCCTAAGAAAATAAAGCATTCTTGTCCTAACTGTGGACATCATGAACTGTCAGTTTTTTACGAAGTTCGCCAAGTTCCTGTACATAGTTGCCTGATGATTTCTAGCCAAGAAGAGGCTCAAGATTTCCCTTGCGGTGATGTTGTCCTGGGTTTTTGCGATCGCTGTGGCTTTATTACTAACACAGTATTTGATGCCAAATGGTCTGCTTATGCGCCTAACTACGAAGATCAGCAGAGTTATTCCCCTACTTTTAATAAGTTTTCCCTTAAGCTTGCTAATCATCTAATTGATAAATACGATTTACATAATAAAGATATTATTGAAATTGGCTGTAGCAAGGGTGATTTTCTTTTATTATTGTGCGAACTAGGCAATAATCGTGGCGTGGGTATAGATCCTAGCGTAGTTCCTGGAAGAGTAAACAGTGAAGCAGCAGACCGCGTTACTTTTATTCAAGATTACTATTCTGAAAAACACTCTGAGTATGTAGGCGATTTTATCTGTTGTCGTCATACTTTAGAACATGTTCAACCAACTTCTGAGTTTATCAAAACTGTCCGTAAGTCTATTGGCGATCGCGATACTGTAGTAGTATTTGAAATCCCAGATAATACTAGAGTCTTGAAAGAACAGGCTTTTGAAGATATTTATTACGAACATTGTTCCTACTTTAGCCCTGGTACCCTAGCTCGTTTATTCCGCGATAGTGGTTTTGAAGTAACCGATTTATATTGTGACTATGGCGATCAGTATCTTTTAATTGAAGCTAAACCCGTGGAAATGCCTTCAGACAAGGTTCATCCTTTTGAAGAGACTGTAGCCGATGTTGCTCAAGATGTGCAGCTATTTACGGACAAGATCACAGGCAAGCTAGAGTACTGGAAAAAGTATCTAGATGATGCTCAGGCGAAAGGCGAAAAAGTCGTAGTGTGGGGTTCTGGTTCAAAATGCGTAGCTTTCTTAACTACCCTGAAAACCATCGATAAAATTCAATATGCTGTCGATATTAACCCCCACCGTCACGGCAAATATATTCCTGGAGTAGGCAAGGAAATTATGTCTCCCGAATTTCTTAAAACCTATCAGCCAGATAAAGTAATTGTGATGAATGCTATCTATACAGAAGAAATCAGCAAAATGCTGAAAGATATGGGTGTATCGACTGAAGTTGTAGCACTTTAACATTCAACATTTATTATTTATCATTGGCTTTTTGTTGCCTTTGAATTAGGGGGGCGAAAACTTTCGCCTCCTTTATTATTTTTACTTTGAGAGATAAGGCTTGTATAAATTGAGTATATATTATGTATAACTATATTATTATTGGTGGTGGTATTGTTGGCTTGTCTACGGCAATGGCTCTTAGTCAGAAATTTCCTAACGCTAAAACTGCTTTATTAGAAAAGGAAGCGTCTTGGGCTGCTCATCAAACAGGACATAATAGCGGAGTGATCCATTCTGGTATCTACTACAAACCAGGTAGTTTTAAAGCCAAGCTTTGTCGTCAAGGCAATCGTTCAATGGTGAATTTCTGCGATAAATACGATATCAACTATCAAATATGCGGTAAGGTCATTGTCGCAACCGAGCCTCATGAACTACCGCTTTTAGATGAGCTTTATCAAAGAGGTTTGGCTAATGAGCTTGAGGTAACAAAGGTTACTCAAGAGCAGGTAAAAGAAATTGAGCCTCACGTAAATTGTTTAGCAGGAATTAGGGTCAAATCCACAGGAATTGTTGATTATAAGCAAGTATGTCAGAAATACGCCGCTCTTGCCCAAGAACATGGTGTAGAGTTACACAACAATACTCGTGTTCAGGGCATTAAATCCACCGCCGAAGGTCATGTTTTAGAAACTAACAATGGTGAATATCAAACCAAGTTTATAATTAACTGTGCTGGATTATATAGCGATCGCATTACAGAATTAGCTCAAGAAAAAGCACCAGCCAAGATAGTACCCTTTAGAGGCGAATATTACGAGTTAACCCCTGAAAAACGTTATTTAGTCAATGGAGCTATTTATCCTGTTCCCAATCCCAATTTTCCTTTCCTAGGCGTACATTTTACCCCTGGTATTGATGGCAGCGTTCATGCTGGCCCCAATGCAGTATTGGGCTTTAAACGGGAAGCTTACCGAAAATTTGATTTTGACTAAGAGACTTTATGGATACCATGACCTATCCTGGCTTTTGGAAATTGGTAGCTAAGTATTCTAAAGAAGGGATTGAAGAGATGATTCGTTCTTACAATAAAGCCATTTTTGTCCGTAGCTTACAAAGATTAATTCCCGAAGTCCAGGCTCAAGATGTTGTACCAA
This DNA window, taken from Pleurocapsa sp. FMAR1, encodes the following:
- a CDS encoding class I SAM-dependent methyltransferase, translated to MLQNLSSTDKHLKSEPKKIKHSCPNCGHHELSVFYEVRQVPVHSCLMISSQEEAQDFPCGDVVLGFCDRCGFITNTVFDAKWSAYAPNYEDQQSYSPTFNKFSLKLANHLIDKYDLHNKDIIEIGCSKGDFLLLLCELGNNRGVGIDPSVVPGRVNSEAADRVTFIQDYYSEKHSEYVGDFICCRHTLEHVQPTSEFIKTVRKSIGDRDTVVVFEIPDNTRVLKEQAFEDIYYEHCSYFSPGTLARLFRDSGFEVTDLYCDYGDQYLLIEAKPVEMPSDKVHPFEETVADVAQDVQLFTDKITGKLEYWKKYLDDAQAKGEKVVVWGSGSKCVAFLTTLKTIDKIQYAVDINPHRHGKYIPGVGKEIMSPEFLKTYQPDKVIVMNAIYTEEISKMLKDMGVSTEVVAL